GGCGTATCCCGTGCGGGAAGCGGGCGGCATCATCTGGGCGTATCTCGGCCCGCAAGAGTCCATGCCGGCTTTGCCCGACATGGAATTCATGAGCCTTCCTCCGCAGAACGTCCATGTTTCCAAGTGCCTGATGAAGTGCAACTATCTGCAGGCACTCGAGGGCAGTATCGACACGGCCCACCTGACCTTCCTGCACCATTCCATGGCCCCGATGGAGAAGGACGTCTTTGCCGTGGGCAATCTTCAGGAATTCGGGGATGCGGATGGGGCGCCGCGGTTCTTCTGCGAAGACACCGACTTCGGAATGCGAATCTCCGCACGAAGGGACGGGGGTAACGGCAACTACTACTGGCGCATCACCCAGTGGTTGATGCCCAACTACGTGTTGGTGCCCACAGCCGAGGGGCTGGTGTGCAGAGCCAATCTGTTCATTGCCATCGACGACGAAAACTGCTGGTGGTATCGCGTCCGCTATCACGTCGGACGTCCTCTTGGCAGTGACGAGCTGGCGGAATACAAGACTGGAAATCTGGATTACGCGAGATTGATCCCGGGCACCTACATTCCGCAGGGGAACCGCGCGAACGATTACCTGATGGATCGGGATCTGCAGAGACGCGGCTCATTCACCGGAATTCCGAGTGCCCAACTTCAGGACCTCGCCGTGCAGGAGAGCCAGGGGCCGATCGCAGACCGGACCAAGGAGCACTTGGGTACCTCGGACACCGCGATCGTGAAATGCCGCAGACGCCTCCTCGAGGTTGCGAAGAAGTTCGCAAATGACGGAACCGTCCCGACGGCGGCGAAGCGCGGCGAACTCTACAAGCACCGCGCCATTGCCATTCTGCTTCCGATGGATATCACACCTGAACAGGCGGGAAGCCATCCGGCAACAGTGCCCGATGCCCGATAGTGCCCCCCAAGACAGTACGCAAGGAGACAGCTGTGAAACGGATATCGAAGTGTGGAATTTCCTTGAGGCTTGCCGTGGCGTTGTTCGCCTCGGCCATCCTGTGCAACGCGCACGCCCAGACCAAGGAGGTGTGGCCGTCCAAGCCAGTCCGGTTCGTCGTTCCATTCACGGCGGGCGGTTCCATCGATGTGCTGGCACGCCTGGTGGGCAGACACCTCGAAACCCGTCTGAATCAACCGATCGTGGTGGAGAACCGCACGGGCGCCGGTGGAACGGTCGGTACTGATCTTGTGGCCAGGGCTCCGGCGGATGGGTACACGCTACTTTTCACCGCGCAAGGGCCGTTGGTGCTCAACCCCTTCCTGATGAAGCGCCTGCCGTACGACGCGACAACATTTGCGCCCGTGACGGTCGTGGTCGAGGCGCCGAACGTGCTCGTCGCGAGCAGGCAGCTGCCGGTTTCCAGCTTCGAGGAACTGCGCAACTTCGCCAAAGCCAATCCCGAAAAGATGACATTCGCGACTCAGGGCATCGGGACGACAGGCCATGTCACGGGCGAATTGATC
The nucleotide sequence above comes from Candidatus Hydrogenedentota bacterium. Encoded proteins:
- a CDS encoding Rieske 2Fe-2S domain-containing protein: MSNSESNETLTRMGPGAAMGRVFRQFWQPALLSEELPVADCPPVRVRLMGEDFVAFRDSSGKVGLLDAHCPHRLADLFFGRNEEGGLRCVYHGWKFSVAGEILDMPSEPQGSPMRCNPNLRAKAYPVREAGGIIWAYLGPQESMPALPDMEFMSLPPQNVHVSKCLMKCNYLQALEGSIDTAHLTFLHHSMAPMEKDVFAVGNLQEFGDADGAPRFFCEDTDFGMRISARRDGGNGNYYWRITQWLMPNYVLVPTAEGLVCRANLFIAIDDENCWWYRVRYHVGRPLGSDELAEYKTGNLDYARLIPGTYIPQGNRANDYLMDRDLQRRGSFTGIPSAQLQDLAVQESQGPIADRTKEHLGTSDTAIVKCRRRLLEVAKKFANDGTVPTAAKRGELYKHRAIAILLPMDITPEQAGSHPATVPDAR
- a CDS encoding tripartite tricarboxylate transporter substrate binding protein translates to MKRISKCGISLRLAVALFASAILCNAHAQTKEVWPSKPVRFVVPFTAGGSIDVLARLVGRHLETRLNQPIVVENRTGAGGTVGTDLVARAPADGYTLLFTAQGPLVLNPFLMKRLPYDATTFAPVTVVVEAPNVLVASRQLPVSSFEELRNFAKANPEKMTFATQGIGTTGHVTGELINQQAGTALTHVAYQGFPPALTDVLAGRVSLMIGDTINLVPRIVSGQLRPIAIASTRRSAVLPNVPTFAEAGYPAIVSGPWYAVVAPAGTPIEIRHKLADEIRQVLGLREVQDKLKELGVEARGLSPEEFDVYLKSEYKRWGGVIQKAGISLDK